Below is a genomic region from Astatotilapia calliptera chromosome 2, fAstCal1.2, whole genome shotgun sequence.
atatgttCTGAATTCAGCTTACAGTTATTAAACTTTTTTGTTCTGCTCATGTAACACCCTACCCACAACAACAGCCACATTAGCAATCTGATCATAGGACACGAGGCTTTGTGACTATTATAGCCACATTTTACGCAAGCTGTTCGGGGTAAAAGACAAAACAGGTAAATGGACAATAAGAAAACTAAATTTAGCCTAGTTTAAGATATCAAATATTTCATAATATGTTATGTTTGCTAGGTAAAGACGCATTAATACAACTGCAAAGCCCCAACAAACAAGTTATGAGGCCTAACGTGGACGTATGGTCGACGTTTTGACCCGGTAACCGCAAAGGGCCTTTAAGGGCTCCATGTTGTCCATCTACCACCTGCGCTTCTCCGCTTCTATTTGCACAAACTGTAAGAACTTTCAGTCAAACACAATCTGAAGCTTTTGCTTATTGCTTGTGTAAAACTGCTTAGCAGTGTAGGGATAAAGCACACGGTAGCTGTTAGCTGCAGTTAGCTTGTTATGTACACGTCGAGTACTTAAACCACCGCGAATGGTACTTTAGCAGGCTAATTTCATTGAAACAAACATTACATGATTATCTGATCGTACTTAAGAATGACTAACATTGTAGAAAGCAGCGCATCATATTCTGTTCAGCCAGTTATAACATTTCCGAGGAGGTGGAAGGTAATAATCAGACACGCAACTACCATGTTAGCAAGGCGTCGACTCTTGAAGCTCATGAGCAAACGCCAGCAGTAAAGATGCCCAATGACTGAAAAAACCGGACCAAATTAGTAATTTTCAGAGACAGGGGAATTCGTCTTACCTTTATTTCACAGTTACAAGTTAGAAAGCCGATACTTTTGCGGCTGTGTGGAAATATACGAACAAAGAAAGCGGAAAAACGGACCGTCCAGCCGTCTTCAAAAATGGCGACCTTCCGTAGAATCCGATGGAACTTTCTAAAACACATTCCATGACGCAATGCACAATAACGACGCCTATCGCAATGTCTTCTGGGACTTGTTGTTCTACGCTGAGTCTTTCAGACGGCCCTCAgactttattctattttattttatcttatgttTAAGTAAGAGGTTTAAGTATATGGACTCTCTTGTGCCTGCGCCTTATGATGGCATTTACTTACCTACTTTATacatatttcttttctcttacaGATTTGACTTATCTCTACAACTAAGCTGACCACTCAttatgtttgtggtttttttttttttggtttctgtgttttgttttttctgtgtctgtgtgggggTGTGGGCTCTGAAACTCTCCACATCTCTCTTGTACACTCAGGAACTGTTATCTTGTACTCCAGGGTTCACTATTCGTATTATTAGATTGgaccctttcttttttctttttgtacaccCACTGGTACTAATATAATTATGAGGTGGGAGTGTatgtttcatattgttttatgttcttcaaaaagaaaaaggcataTTGTTCAATTTGTCTTTTGTAAAAATGGATGcagaaactttaataaaaatatctgaggaaaaaaagaaagcggAAAAACGGACCGTACAGCCGTCTTCAAAAATGGCGACCTTCCGTAGAATCCGATGGAACTTTCTAAAACACATTCCATGACGCAATGCACAATACCGACGCCTATCGCAATGCCTTCTGGGACTTGTTGTTCTACGCTGAGTCTTTCAGACGGCCCACAACGAATTAGTTTTCCTgaactaaacaaaacattttttatgatCATAATAATTGTATTACTTAAAGAATCCAatgttaaataataaacagCTATTTCATGGTGTTTTTAGTATCTTGCCTTACTTActagaaaataattttattttgacattgcagtaggaaaaaacacagcatctttcaaatgttatatacccatatatacttttttcatttctgtttttatgctgAACGtaagtgggggttttttttggggtttttttgggggggggtttgtgtcccgtttgaatctatagccatcagaattgttgtcttaaggccgagaaagatgccaagcggatttattttaccaagtggatcatcatggccttgccatattggtccatttgattgacctttattatgattatgtatttattttattttcggttgctacaaacatgacagacatgactgggcgATAGGACatggagaaagaatgaaagaaagagagggagagaaagaaaaccagaggggagaagagacggtgagaaaggggggaaggaagaaagaaaaacaaacaaaacgcctggatcacctgtatggaaaaaaaaaaaacagaagagaaagcaaacaaaaaaagagcaacataataaaaacagcaccatcacaataaactagctagcagtagataacaatagatactaaatattaaacgatattgtgcagcacgcaagatagacagcgcacaatgtgctttgaggcagcagccaagaaaggtgtagtccacgtctgtgaacacccgtgtgtacacctgtgtgcatacctgtgtgcatacctgtgtggatcagcatgcttgtattccaaaggtttctccatgtaacgatctgctatggagtgtggggagccatagccccgtcccctagggcatgaagcaggtatggaggagatccaggccccagatatccagaggccccagagtacgaggacccgaggaggaccactaaaagggggggaaccgtgccaccctcctgggaagagctgagtagagccccaaacgagaggtcaccccgcagctacagagcagaggccagagggggttgcattggcgtgcccgcgggctccgCGCCCAGCGCCCAGCCCCAGTCCACCACActggaccaccaacacaccaacgtctgagggcatcagccaccggcagggagtgtggtgaggggagataggcctctgtactttggagggcctgagatgtacccagagaggttgagtctaagacccaacctgacatatagacacagatgaacaggcgcacgcggacacaaacgtgcattcccaccccatatacacaaccaaatactcggcactcacccaacgtgtagacagacacaaatagacactgcacagacagtcacactccccaaacatgtgtgggtgggtgtggtagagcgggaatagggaggcagctgaggatggggagggaagaaagggaggggcaagcggcccctccctggggccagctcccccgctgaccccagtaggcacccccacactctggaacccaccagggcaagggggcccaggcccatccggaccggggcccgcagcagcagcaccgcccagccccacagagtccggggcagcccacccgactccaccccagagaaaactgcacccaccccatcatccaatcCAATGCTGAACGTAAGTATTACCACTccgttttattattgtttttgtgctttttcaaaCATAATAAATAGATCCTCTTCGCTCCTCTCCGCACTCTGAGTGGAAATGAGCAGTATTACTGTTGTGTGTGTTATGGGAAAATACTTTCCCCATATGACAGGAATATTCTGGGACAGGGTTCTGGGACAAAAACATCCGAGTGAAAACACTGAACGTGATCGTTTATATGTTGAAATCCAAGCTCATTGTTTTGTCCTAGGCTCAACCCTGCCTGGCAGGTTGCGTTCAGGGCACAAATACTCACATCGGCGCTTTGAATTGTGGGTAAGACATGTCTGCGCCCTGTCTTGTTTCCTGAAAGCACCTTGCTTACAGTGAACATCTGAATTATCCAAAGGTTTTCTGGCTGTAAACCGGCTTGATTCCAACACGCTGTGAACATGTCGGAAAATCCTCAGAAGAAGAGCACCTCTGGAAATGGGCTGACAAAAGCGGTGATTGCTGAAATGCTGTTGCAGAACTTCGAGAGGTTGCCTGACATTGATCAGAAAGTCTTCAGCTACGGACCCTTGTATCTGGGGGGAAACGCCGGACTTGCGGGACTCATATCCAACAGCTTGTATCGCAGAGCTCTGAACGTCAGACAGGCGCCCATCACCTCCAGCCTGCCCATGGCCGTGCTGCCCTTCCTGACAACATGCGCCCTGTACAGCGCAACCGTGTCCAACCCGCTCCTGTCCGGTGACCTCAACTGTCCCATGTGCTCCATAATACGAGGTGCAGTTGTTGGTGTGATCGGTGGTGGGGTGTACCCCATCCTCCTGGCGTTACCTATGAATATTGGCCTTGCTTCCAGGTACAGTACAGCTCCGATGCCAGAGAAGGGCAATATGATCCGCTACTGTGTGGAGATCTCCAGACCGGTCTTGAGGAGGATGAGGGCAGTTTTAGTCCTCCAAGCCTTCTTCGGCACCTACCTGGGATCCAGGCACTATGAGACATATACCAAACTGGCCGCGATAACATTTGGCCCAGGTGGAGAAGAACTCAAAGACTAAATGCACTGaactataaataaacacattcattTGCAATGATCTTGATCACTGTTTTACATGGTATATCCCAATGCCTGAGATTGTCATCGTGGAAATAAATGTATTTGACGTATCTGTTCTGAAATCTTTTCTGGTTCGCCAAGAATAGATAAATTGTTATGTTTGCACTACCCAAtatatgttctttaaaattagAGCTGAACCAGTTGAGTAGCTATTTAATTACTTAATTACATGTGCAGATTTTCTATATGTCTCTCTTATTACACTTGAAAACATTGAGCTTTGTACGGCTCTGAGATGTTCTAATGATTCTACATTTAAACCACAAGACTAGTGGTGATCTGATAAACTCTGGTGGCACCATTTCTGGTTTACTACATTCTGGGCTTTCTATATTAGGTTCTATAAACCAGTGAATCAATGACGTAGTAGCGTATCTGTCTCACAACCCACCACAAAAAACAGGTTGTTGCCTGTAACATGACAAATGTGACCTTGACCTAGAGTACAGTTTGGCTGAAGACTGATCGTGTGTAAATTTTATTAAATTGTGACCAATAGTGTAGAAGCATTGCTTGTGAGTCGTGGACAGACGGTTGCCTTGTCATGGCATAAGAATGGCACAAGTTCATCAATCCACTGACAAGAATGGCTAAAAATAAGTTTGCATATTAGCAGATACTTGTTAATCTATGACAGGCCATTATCAGCTTAGCGATGTATTATTCATGCTCACTTTCCTATTTTTAGTGGGTAGATACTGCTGCTCCATGAGTTTACAAAGTCAACTGTTACAGCCATGTTATGAGTGAATAGTACCCCTGTTTCTCTTTGAGATACCTTAACCACTAACATGCATATGCACGCAGTTAAtagaaaaatgtgattttccTCTTAGACTAAATAAATCTGAAAgccaaaatacacattttatcatttttagtCACAGGAGTTCACCATTTAAAGTATGCAGTTCTCTTCCTTGTCAAACTAAACATTGACGTGTGGCTGCCTCAGAAATTTAGTAacgcaaaatgtaattttaagttTCATTTGAGGGTGAAATCTTGTAGGACATTTAGATTCTCAAGGCATTTAAGGTGCTTATTATAAACCAGAGCTAACTTTAATGGAGGCACAAAGCTTGAGCTGTGGAGCAAACATAATCACAGATAAACATCAACTGCAAACAGACACCAGACCAAGCATGGTTTAGTTTTATTAAAGGCTTTAAAGGAACATGTCAcaaattttgcagttacagccaagaAGACTGAATGTGTTCCACCCATTTAACGGCACACTGCGATGCATGtgcaagcaaaaataaaataaaataaaaatgcaaaactggAGCAGACAGTCCAGTcacaccatttaaaaaaaaaaaaaaaagaaaaccctaaAAAGTAATAGCAGATCTGATGACACCTAGACGATTGTCGTTGAAAGCACATATTCAGCAcagtcatcatttaaaaaaaacaaaaacgtgtttACCATGAGTGGCTGATTTGACATCGCATCTCAAGCTCGCTGGAATAAATTATCTGAGGAATGGGTTGCAGTGAAAGGAAGTTTATTGATGACAAATGAAGTGGGAGAATCAAAGTCAGACTGTTATAGAGAGGGAAAGGTGCTTCTTTagagaaaacactgacaacaattaataaaaagaaaccgATTTAGAccatttactaaaaaaaaaaaaaaaaagcttattgTGTAATagtccctccctccctctcccctccccaTACCCCCTCCCGCAAAATGGCTCTTGAATCACAGaacaaaaaatgaagccaaaaaagGTGACAATCCCACAAAACGATTCAACAACACGTTTCAAGTCAAAGGAACCTGAATTGTTATGACAACCAGTGAATTGTATGGCACAAGTTTCCCTCTTTACTTTATATCAAGACAGAAGACCTCCTTTCATTATCGTCCTTCCACAAAATGTAACAAAGCATCCTCACCACAAAGTCTGTGTTGCAGTCTTCACAAGGTGGATACTCTAATGCCCCTTTAAGAACACCTGTCGTAGCATGCCGTTGGACTTCCTAACCAATAAAGGAACATTACAATAAAAATTATACATCTGTCAGCACAGAAATCTCCATAAATATATATCAGACAACTGAACATCAGTCAGAGAAAACTTCCTGTAGAGCAGAAAGATGAGGGGTAAATGTCACCTGTACACAATCTACACCTGGCCTGGCTCCACATGCAGCGACCAATTACTGTAGTTTTCTTGTGTAGTTGATGgcacaacacatttaaaagaagtaaacacttttaaaacaagTTGATCATCCCCACACGACACCTTccccaaaatgaaaaagaataaataaaaataaaaaatagagatGAACCATAAACAGGTTTCTCCGATCGACAGCGTGTAGCACAATACAGAGACGATATGAACAAACGCGTGATCGCACACAGTCAGAGGATATTTCGCAAAATGCTCAAGGCATGTTGTCTTCCATCTtctctgaaaacacacagatgcCATTTCTTCAGTAAACCTATAAAACTTGACAGTTGAAATGGGCTAGCCAGCGCCCGTCACATTATTTTCGTGTTTCATTACAGTACATTAcaagtaaaggaaaaaaagaagaacgtCAAATTTAAATACCTAGACAAGGCTTTGTAGCAAAGGGGAAGAGGGAAGAGAGAAGGAGGTGGGAGgagcaaatacaaaaaaaccccacaaacagCATTAATAGGAATTCTTGTTTTAGAAAGTGGTTTTCCCTGTAACTGTACTCTCTAAAGTAGTAAACATCTTCACAGAGtaaacacacatcacacatggAGAAGCATTGTCGCTCTCCAATATACTGTACCTCATCACCAACCTCCTGCAAACTGCAAAGGGATTTTGCTTCATAGCTTAATATAGTcacttcacttttttaaaaaaaattttttttgtttttttacacactCCATGATGAATCCTGTTCATCgtgtttctccctttttttcttcatagaaAAACATCAAAGTACCAGTTAGGTTCCTTCACAGTTCAGTTTAGTGCAAAGAGTCCACACGCTCCCTTGTTGGTGGCAGGTGAGCTGCCTTCGCTGCCTCATGTCTTTGCCAGGACGTTGGACCTGAAGGGAGCAAAGAGGTGAAAGGTTAATTAAGTAAAGCAGGTCTATTTAGACTTAAGCAGTTCCCATTTAATGTGTTCTCACCTGAGTGCTTTCCATCTGTCCTTCTCTACCTGATTCTCTGGACTCTCACTCTCATAGGAAGCAAGATAGAGCCCTAGGAATAATGAgaacagatacatttaaaaaaaaaaaaaagacactgtgTGTCTTCAGGAATTTCAGAAAAGTCCAAAAGAGCTAAAACTACAATCTGTCTAAATTGATAAATTAGATGgcagttatttgcaaacctttgctTCCAACTAGGTAATCTATAGAACTGCCTTGCAATCAAAAGTGGCCTTCCAGAGATTGAAGGTGTTGTACGCTCAACCTCTGGGCAACCAGTTGGTCGCTGCAATTACTTGCAATCAATTTCCATCTGCAACAGTCACATGGAGGTTGCCGTCTTATTTTTAATGGAGTTTGGCTGAGACATTAAAGAGTCTGCAGCTGTGAAGATGTTGGACACCGATGCTTTGAGCTAAACGGTAATGTCACCGTTGTAACGCTTGCCGATTACTATTAAAACAAATTACAGCCGAGGGTGATGAGAATGTTATTAGTTTTTAGTAATTAGGAAAAATGAATAATTTGACCCGACAGTGGCACTAAATGGAAAGTAAGCGGATTAGTCAAGTTATTCAAATTTGGCCTGAGGACAACTTGAAAATACAAGGCAACAAAGACTGTAAGATGTTCAGATCTTTCTGGAACAAAACAGTAGAGGCATCAAGCGAACTGGACTGTAAATGAAAACTATGTGACAGGTTCTCACCGTCCTCGCTGAAGATGGGAGCAGTGTGGAGGTAGTGTAGGATGGCCCTATCCTCCTCAAATGGACACTCTACTTGTTTCCATGTCATGAACTCGCCAACTTGCCTCGCCAACTCGACAaatttctaaataaataaataagcgaGTAACCATTTAATGGTTTAGGATGAGGTTAACGATGGAGGAGAGGCAGGGTTAGGAAACAGCCTCACCTCAAAGTTGACGTGGCCGTTGGGCAGCCGATTGGCACATCCTTCATTCAGGAAATAAATGTCCTTTATCAGCAGACTGAAGAAAGGAATCACAATCTGAGGAGAGAAAATGGGCAggaaggcaaagtaaatagtaaaTACTGAACTGCAGCCAGCAGGTTTTTGGAGGAAATCAGTCAATGTGTTGCTGAGCCCCACCCTTTCTCTGTTACTGTTGGCAGTCTGAGAGCGGTGGGCGGCCCCCCTCAGGGCAGTCCTGTAGTTGTAAAAGTTTCCAGTCGGATCCATCTGATGCTGTCAAGAGTAAATGGCAACAAGCAAAAACGCCGTCAGCATCTAATTTTTACTGTCTTTTACTTCTTAGACAGTGAATAGCTGTGTTTACCTCAAGAATGAAGAACTTGGCAGTCTTAGCTTTGCTCCAAGTCTTCTTCAGCCGGGACACAGGACTCATGTTCATCCcagctgagaaagaaaatgtatatatatatttttttaactatgAACACAAGATGGGAATCAATGCTCAGGGATTGTAAAATGAACAACTCACAAATAATTGCCATGAGGGAGTTGAAGTTTCCAATGTTGAAACACTCCCTGGCCACATCAATGAAGAACTCGATCACCTGGGCCCTCTGTTTCTTCTTCGCTGGCTGCAGCagtgagacaaaacacaaaacaaaacccccccccccaaattttttttttaaaattctgactTAATTTTTCATAGAGAATTTATCTCTACATATACAGATACAGGCAGAAATTTTGTCTGTGCAAGTGCAGTAACACAAAATGTCCATTAAGGGGCAGTAATGCCCTGTAAAAACTAAACCTTTATCTCCTGTCCACTTACTTAGGGGAATAAATTACTACTATGGTAGAATTCAGTTGAAAGTACTATTAAATAAAGAGAATCTATAAACTAAAAACATGCATATATGCTACAATGGTCACCCAGATATGTCCTGTAGTTACTGACATTTCCAGGTTTTCCCCATTCAGTCTGAAGTAGATCCCTGAGAGGTGTTTATAATCTTGTTCTGTTCCCAGTGTGCTTCCTAGTCTTTCTAATGTTTTGGAGGCTTCAATATGGCTGAAACTGAGTTGTGTTTTCCACTCACCATGCAGATCTCTGTCGCAACCAGGTAGCAAAGTCTGTTGAACCACCTCACGTAGGCTTCCAGGTTggaggtttttttcttctggtcACTGAAGCACGGCTGCTTAATAAgaagcgcgcgcgcacacacatacacacatacacaccacaaGTGAGTGCTACAATCGGGAATTCCACTATTAATTAGCTTCCCGTCTACAAGCTTGACCCCCTGTGTGAGCGCAAATAACAAAGACGGTGATCTTGGAGCAGAAATAACAGAACCAATTTAGAgcacaaaaaaaaggagagaaaggagaaacTGAGTGAAGACAGGTTAAAGTGATGataactgaaaatgaaaggaaatcagtgaatGAGTGACAGCGATGGAACGGAGAGTGGAAGCATTCAGCGGtcatacatagagggcacagaAAGCACACTGTGTGTGCTTGCTGTAGTTTGCCATTCGTGACATTTATGCTCACTGACATTTGTTTGGATACGTacaaaataacaattttaaccataatgcaaaaataaacaaatgctgTGGTCTGACAGTAGACTGTAAGATCATAAAAATGGATCTAGTCTTTGGTTCTAAATGTGAAgctaatgataataatagtaacagtgacatttttttaataacagcttgtttttaaataatctgtGTTGCAGTCTTTACAAACTTCATCAGGAATTTGCGGCGATGTGTCaaccaaagaaaatcaaaggCATTTGACCACTTTGCAGCCAAAGCAAAGTGAGCAGGTCCTACTGTAAACAAACATTATTCAACTTTGGGGCAAGTGATTGAAGGGACTACCAGTGAGGAATATAACAGAGTAGTAAATACATAGAACGTTACCTAGGCAACCAATGCCCACTAGTGACCAGCTGTTATCTCCAAAGAAATATGAGACGAGTGATTTGCTTCCTGTTTGGATGCACCTTTATTGTTACAATAGTGGAACATGGCTTTGTACCATTTTGAAGAGAGCAAGATGGTGATGGTCAAATGCGGGACTCAAGTCCACAAATGAACGGATGCCATCTTCTATTTACAGTCTACAGCATTGACCTAAGTACAGACTCTGGCAAGCTTAGTGCAAAATTAGTTTTCTGATTAAATAGGacagtgtattaaaaaaaagttcacctGTGTTCCATCTAGAGGGTCTTTCTGAACAAAAGCTTGGACAAACTCCTCCGGTCCGATACGACTCAAATGTTCCtggaaaatacaaacacacagtcatgaATCACTCATCCCTGCAGGACAATACATTCACTCTCATTCTTTTCCTAGACACGCCCCAACCATAACAATTACTAACCATAACAAATCTGACCTGAACTTTAAAACAACCTCAACATCGTACCAAGTCTTTCCTTGACAGCGGCAGCATATTTATGTTCCCACGACATGAGCGTTACAAGTCCACTCGCATACACCGACGGGGGTAGCCCCATTAATAATTCTTTCATTTCAGTAATGGAAGGCAATCAATATGGACGAGTAATGACTGACTGAGGTGACTCACTGGAATCAGATTTCCTCACAGTGACACTTGAGACACCTCTATTAAAAGACAGCTGTGCAGTCACATACATGGGCAAATCAAAATGAGTCATTAGCACCATCTCAACTGGTGACGCAACCCAAAACCAAAGCAGCGCTGCACACAAGTGTGCACACAGTGGCATAAAGCACAGCTGTGTAGTTCTTTAAATAAGTATCAACATGTTGCTAAAACATACAATAATATCCAGGCTGTGTGGTTGCTGCATGCCTCTCTatctgcccatctctgtttccTTTTGTATGCGTGCGTGTGAACGCATGTGAAGCTGTCAGGTCACATATATCCACTGCAGTTTTCCTCCCTTTTGTTTGAGGCCCCGGGCGCATCACTGACTTCAGGGGTGATGTCACCGCTCAGACAAGGGTACAAGCTTACTCAGACACTCTcacatgcacagacagaaacacaaccACCCCGAGATACACGTGTCCACATGAAGACACACATGAGCAGACTGAAGGCACCGAGCATGCAATGTGAGGGACAGTGTACGGATCCTTTGTTCATGTGGGTTTCATCTCCTCATTCCCTTTGTTCTGCTGTCTGTGAAGGAAGTTAGCGCTGTAATAGCTGACAAGTAAGGTCAGGTTATCAAACACATGGCGTCAAAATCCAGCGAGTTATTTTGATGATTTATGTTCATCATCAATTCGTTCACTGCATTTCCATTGTTCTGTTAAAATCTTTATCACCCTCCAGTTCCCTCTCTCTTGATGTGATTTAATGTTTATGACCTTGACATGGGTGGACTCGATCTCCACCCATGCTTCACCATCCTCCGCCTTCATCTCTCCGCTGACATCCTTTCTACTTCTCCTCGTCCGCCCTCGTTATCATCTCTTACCCCTGACCTCTTTCTAACCCGCATCCCGCTCTCTCTTCCCctccccccctcctcttccttacCAGCTCCACGTGGGTGAGCTGTTGTGCCAGCGTGTAGGGGTCGTTGCAGATGGAGAGTATGTCCTTCTGGATGGGCGGAGGCTTGGTCTTGAAGGCCACCAGCTTGTCAGAGGAGGCGTTGAGGGAGACCTTGACAATGCTCTCTTCCCCCTGGCTCATCAGGGACAGCCTCTGGCTAAGTTTCTGCAGCACCTGGTTCAGGGTTTTCCAGTATGCCTTGAGAGAAGAGGAGAGCGACATGTTAAACATGTTATTGTGAGTTTCAGCAGTGCAAGCAGAGGTGTGCTGTGTGCCCTGCCTGGGAATGTTTGTTTTGGTGTTCCTCGCTCGACACGAGGGCTTCAAAGAGGACGTGAGGTCAGTCTGTTTCACAAGTGACCCAGAGCCACACCTCCcacatgtatgcacacacacccgTAGTGCAGACAGCCAGCTTTAAATAGCAGCACATTCATCACCACCTGTCTTTCCTGCTTCCTTTCTATCCTCCCTACATTTCTCACTATGGTTCCACTCCCATACCTTTTCTTCGGCTCTCTGCGCCCTTGCATCCCAACcctctcccctttttctccatcCGTGTCCTTCCCTCTATTTTCCCCTCAAGACTGCAGATAGAGCCACTCCTCTAATatccttccttcctccctcaTGTAATGTAAGATTGTATAACAGTTAGGCTGTATGTGTTCACCCTACACTGACTCCCTCATCAACAGCCGCAGTGACAATAATTAAATCTAGCTCCCCATCAGACTATTTTTCACTGCAGATGCTTTTTATCCAGTGTTTTCTGTCCAGTTTTATTGGTTAATCTATCCTGTTTGAAAATTTACAGCCtttcaaaactggaaaaaaaaatcttaggaCATATTAAGTGAAGATGATTGGACTTGTTGGACATAATACCTCATCACATGGAGCTATCCTGTGGATGATGTCTTTGAGGTGTCCGACCATCTTTTCATCCCTGAAATCGGACGGGAATGTCTCTGTCCATTCTGTCAGCAGCTGCAGGATCTTGGGGCCAAACTTGCGAACTTTTGCCTGTTTTTAACGACGTGAGAAAGATTTACAACTGGCTTTATAACATAGCAAACAAAAATACCTGCATAGAATGAAGGGAAAAACAGCGGTTATTAAGATGCTTACATGCAGCAGATAAGTACGCCTGAATGCTTTTCATACGCCGGaata
It encodes:
- the tmem126a gene encoding transmembrane protein 126A, which encodes MSENPQKKSTSGNGLTKAVIAEMLLQNFERLPDIDQKVFSYGPLYLGGNAGLAGLISNSLYRRALNVRQAPITSSLPMAVLPFLTTCALYSATVSNPLLSGDLNCPMCSIIRGAVVGVIGGGVYPILLALPMNIGLASRYSTAPMPEKGNMIRYCVEISRPVLRRMRAVLVLQAFFGTYLGSRHYETYTKLAAITFGPGGEELKD
- the LOC113035910 gene encoding ras-GEF domain-containing family member 1C, whose amino-acid sequence is MPQTACSGTMFTTPSGFSPHLACAEPGEEEAPQEGPGPGPGACLSDGPPITSASLDTLIQNLVPTADYYPEKAYVFTFLLSARLFIPPPELLARVCEMCIKQQQLDQSPLDTAKVRKFGPKILQLLTEWTETFPSDFRDEKMVGHLKDIIHRIAPCDEAYWKTLNQVLQKLSQRLSLMSQGEESIVKVSLNASSDKLVAFKTKPPPIQKDILSICNDPYTLAQQLTHVELEHLSRIGPEEFVQAFVQKDPLDGTQPCFSDQKKKTSNLEAYVRWFNRLCYLVATEICMPAKKKQRAQVIEFFIDVARECFNIGNFNSLMAIISGMNMSPVSRLKKTWSKAKTAKFFILEHQMDPTGNFYNYRTALRGAAHRSQTANSNRERIVIPFFSLLIKDIYFLNEGCANRLPNGHVNFEKFVELARQVGEFMTWKQVECPFEEDRAILHYLHTAPIFSEDGLYLASYESESPENQVEKDRWKALRSNVLAKT